A segment of the Panicum hallii strain FIL2 chromosome 1, PHallii_v3.1, whole genome shotgun sequence genome:
TCCCTAGAACATTACCGTGTTGGGTTGGTGGTGTCAAAGTGAGGTGATAGGAGACGATCTAAATAGAGTAGCAAAGCTAGGTTAACATGGGGGATGGAGGGATAACTGTGGATCTACGCCGGGACACTATAAAAATATGAGACGGTAAAGCGTCCATAGATGAGGAGGAGAAAAGGAGGCAAGGTTGACAAAAAAAAATCTGGGTTTACTTTGGTAACATCATTTTCTCATCATGTCTGAAAAATAATATAAAATTAGTTAGGATAATTCCAATCCATAGTGTCCATCCGTAGTGTCTATACTGCTATATTACTATATTAGTAAGACACTTGTTTAATAAACTACACTCTATAATCTAGATTTCTTAATGTGGATCTTCAATAAATTCACTCTCTTCTTTTTTTCATATATCATATTCCTTCTCCATTTATTACGGTGATGTTACTCTTTCCTGATGCAAAACTTAATAATATTTTATGCATAGATTTTCGTGTTGAAATTAAATTTTACATACGATCTgattttctctctcttttattACAGCAAGCTATGTTTGTACACTCGTACCACATGCTTTCTTTACTCCAAAATAAGTGCACTTGTACTTTAGCCTATGTCAAATAGTTTTAAATTTGATCAACTTTGTAAAAGAAATATTCCGATACTAATGACATCCAATAAGTATTACTAAATTTTTCATGGAAtactttttaaattttttttggTGTTATAAGTATTATTACTAATACTCTTATTTACAATAGTTTGATTTTTTGACACCTGGTATAGTTGTAGTATATCTATTCATATATTCATACAAGTACACACGCACACCTCACTCTGAACTCGAATGCGAGCTGGTGGGCGCTACAACTAGCGGCCATGAGCTACGAGCTCGATTGCATGATAGTTTGAATTATGATAAAGTTTGAATTGTACTGATTTTAGGAGAGGAAAAGTTAGTGCCTGGTAATGCTGCGACTTTTTCGAGGGTTCGTTTGGGAGAGCTTTGGTTGGCTCCGGCTCTCTCTGACAGAACACTGAAGCCGTTTTTCTTTCTCCTCTTCCTCACAGAGTCTCCGGAGCCGGCAGGAGCTCTCCCAAACAGATAAAAACAGCTCCGGCTCCGGATGCTCTGGCAGAGCGGCTCTCCGGTGGATCGTAAAGGAGGAGCCGCAGTAGAGCTAAATTTTTTAACTCCATCGTCACAGTGGAAGCCATTTTAGCCTTCGGCAACGTCCAGCGCTCCAAACCCCAAACCCCCGTGCCAGGGTTTCGGCCGGAGTCGGCTTTGGAACAGACGGTAGAGCTGGGCCGTTGGTGTTTCCTTTGAAGAAGAGGCTCCTCATCTCAGCCTGGGTATATTGTTCTGTACTTGGACAGGGACCCTCGCCCTCACTCATCAGTCAGCCCAGCGCCATATCCAATCAATCAGCCAGGTCATGGGCATGGCCCGATACGCAACGCCAAAACCACTGCCTCCCTCCATCATCCTCGGCCCTCCCCTCACGCCACCCTACGCCGTCGTCTCGTCGCAGGCAGCAGGTGAAAATCTCCGGCATTAAAGTGCGCCCCGGGGATCCTCCTCGGCCGCAAACAAAACCCTCCTCGTCATccgcgcctccctccctctccccctgTCTCGCCCAAATCTTTTCTTCACCACCCCAGCACACCTCTCCCCTCCTCTCACATCACACTCACAGCACAGAGCGCGTGTGCGCGCCGCGCCATCTCTTGTGCTTGGCGTCAACGCGTTAGTttcagcgcgcgcgcgcgcgcgtgcgtgggAGAGGAGAGAGCGATCAGTTCGGCcgtcggcggccggcgggcggcggccgatgGGGAGGGCGCCGTGCTGCGACAGGACCAAGGGGCTCAAGAAGGGGCCCTGGACGCCGGAGGAGGACAAGCTCCTCGTCGACTACATCCAGGCCAACGGCCACGGCAGCTGGCGCCTGCTCCCCAAGCTCGCAGGTCAGGATTCCAGATCAATCTATCCAACCTCTCTTGCTCCAGTTCTTCGCAGTTCCCCCCGTCTTCCTCCGAGTTCTGCTGCTCGGCCTAGCTCGTCGCCTAGCTGCTGGCCCGTGCCCTTGTCCTTATGTGTGTTAGGCAAAATGTTTGGTTTATCCGTCAAATTCCTCAATCATGATACGTATTCTGGGATGGAATCGTACTGGTCAATCCGTGCTCTGCGCTCGTGCCACTGGCAGGCAACACACGGTTGTGTGCTCCGCTCGCATGGTCTCAGGCAGCTAACGGCTCGCGTTTGCACGCATGCAGGGCTGAACCGGTGCGGCAAGAGCTGCCGGCTGCGGTGGACCAACTACCTCCGGCCGGACATCAAACGCGGGCCCTTCAGCCCCGAGGAGCAGAAGTCCATCGTCCAGCTCCACGCCATCGTCGGCAACAAGTAAGACCAGCACGTTTCCTCTCTGATGATGCACTCACCTAGAGCTCGCACGGGCAGCGTACTGCCCGGCGCAGCGTGCCACTGTTGCTTAAAGCGTCGCCGCATTGAATGGTGGCGCCTCCGCCCATGGCGTCGCGCCCAAAACCGGTCGCGTTGAGCTTGCCGGATGTGTAGCGGAGTAGTAGCTCGTATTTACTAGAGCCTGGTCGTGTTTCTGCCATGGTAATTGGTCTTGATTGGTCTTCCTGGTGATGGTTCTGGTGCCTCAGGTGGTCCATGATCGCGGCGCAGCTGCCGGGGCGGACGGACAACGAGATCAAGAACTACTGGAACACGCACCTCAAGAAGCAGCTGCGGCGGATGGGGCTCGCCGAGCCCCCGCCCGGCCCGGCCGCCGgctgccccgccgcgcgccacATGGCGCAGTGGGAGACGGCGCGGCTCGAGGCGGAGGCGCGCCTCTCCCTCCtcgcctcgtcctcctccggCGCCACGGGGACCAccgcggccaccaccaccatctcCGCCTCCTCGTCGTCGACCTTCGCCGCGGCCGGCGAGAAGGCGGCGTCCAAGCCCGCGGACATCTTCCTCCGGCTGTGGAGCTCGGACATCGGGGACTCGTTCCGCCGCAGggcggccgcgccggcgcccgtCAGGAGGAACGACGTGGTGATCATCAAGCAGGAGGCGCAGGCGCCGCCGGGCCCCGGGGACGACTCCTCGGCGGCGTCCAACGAGACGGAGGCGCTGGAGGAGTACCAGATGTTCCTCGACTTCGCCGGCGAGGAGCTGGGGCTGTTCCACGGCCGGCACGGCGGCTTCTCTCTGTTCCCGCCGCACGACGACGTGCTCGCCGAGGCGTCCCTGGACACGGCGTTCTAAGCTAGTGAAGACGACGTAGCCATCGCCACGTACGTACGTACGTACACGTCTACGCCTCCGCATGCGCGCATGTATGCATGTATATACGTACGCATGTGTCGCGTATCGCGTGCGTGGCACGCACGTGTGGCTCGACGCATCAGGGAATTTTGGGGTTAGGGCAGCAACTGCCCGTTTAGCTTGTTAACTGGGGTTGGTTAAGGCAGGACATCAAGGTGTATTATGGCTTGTATTGAGATTCTCTGGGTGCATTGCATGGCACTGGAGATGCTGTAATACATCTAGTGATGTTCTTCAGTTGATTTTGGAACTGCCTTTTGCACCAGAAGCAGCTCACTGAACCTTTGTTTTATTTTAGGATGGATCTCATAAGTTTCTCTCATATTCTTGCCTACGCAACTTCGCGTACGTATCATAGGACTGTAGGTAACATGGCATTCGGGGACGATTGCAGGGGCAACATGGCATTTGGGGTCAGAAGTAGTTCCTCTGCAGTGGAGTCCATACATCAGTGAGAGAGCGAGTCCCTGTGCACTTTCTCGGGAACAAATGTCTCATAGTTACTTATTAACACCCTCACAGATATTAAAAATGTACTTCCTCAGTTCTAATAATTGACGTTTTGGCGTTTATTTGCTTGTCTAGAGAACAGTTTAGTTTTGGGGTTATTCTAAGTTAGCTGTTTCAAGCTTTAGTTGCATATTACTTTATTCGAGTCAAAATACATATTATTTTAGGATTTATGTCTTGCCAATCTTTTTAAAATTTGACAATCAATATATAATATACAATTTGACATTTGTAATACATATTGCTGGACTCAACACAAAAAAACACTTTAAAAATATTTAATGATGTTTCTTTGAAATATCATATTTTTTATCAGGATGATCAGTGAAATGTTCACCTCGTGATCATGTTGATATCCTAAACAACATGCTTTTCTGAATCAAATAGAGTTTATTTTATattgtactccctccgtcctgtAATATAAGGTATTTTAGAAATTCTAAAATAAATTAAGATAGAGAATAAAAGACACATGTGCCCTCCGAGATGTGCCCTCCGAGAGCTTTTCGTTTACCAATCATAATTAAAATTGTTCCTAAGATTAAGCAGGGGTGGaagaaatagaaaagataaGTATGCGATGCTTTATATTTGGATACAAATTCTGAAACCTTCGATATATTATATTTTAGGACGGAGGGAGCACATGACATTGATAGAATTTTATTTCCAAATTCGAATACTTAATTACATGCATGTTGGTTAATATGCCCGCAGATACTAAAAGGGCAGCGTTATTTAATCATTTGGATGAGTCTATTTAATAAGGACACCAGGTTAATTCTACAGTAGTGCTAATCTATCTGAAAATACTAAAATTGTATTTTTTAGGGCATAGAGTACATATATCTGTGCTTTCAGTAGTAACCTGGCGTAAATTAAAATGTAAAAAGCAGCAGCTGGACATTGTTACGGTAGTCCGTTGGTCCAATCCTGCGCATGTGCCCCACCCGATGGTCGGCTGATGCAACCCCAAGAAAAAAGGGAAACGGTTCCGATTCAGTTTTGCTGGGAACCCTCCCCTGTCTCCGCTGCCGCGCCATACCTGCATGTCCTCCAGGGAATTCGATCATTGCGTCGCCCCTGGCGTGCCATCATGTTTAGGCTAGTCGCGCCGTGGACCGCTACACGCTACTGAGCTGCAAATCCACCGATAAAACTCCCGTACCGTGTACCTGTATATGGTACTGTATGCTTCTGTTTGCTACAGCAAATCGGTAAACCCAGCGTTGACGGAGACGAACGCTATCCTCTCCACTGCAGCAGCCTCTCCTCTCGCGCCGGCCTTGCGAAGTGTCCGCGCAGCACCGTCTCCTCTCCAGCCCTGTGGAGCGGCATCCTGTTCCTTGGTTTCGTTGATATGCAGATCGAAATACAGGAGGTGCGGCCGCAGCATTTCATGGAAGGAACCTGGAAAGGTCGATGGACCATATTGTCCATGCCAGACTCATTTAGCGCCGGAGCGGTGCGAATAGCCTAGCACGCTGAACCTTCATCATCCGTCTACTGATGCTACAGTATTGGCGCGAATAATGCCCGTTCCGGTGCCTAGAGTGCCTGTACGCAGCCAGCCTCTCCACCCTATCTATAGTCTGCCCACGGCGCAGGGAAAAGCCAGGCGGCCAGCCTGAACTCGACGCGAAGAGAGATTACGCGTAGAACGAGGTTTCTGAAATCGTGAAACGAATTCAGCGTGGGATAACCGAGTCACCATACGTGCACACGAGATGTGTACCCGGACAGAGCATTATTCAGGTAAGAATTCCGGCAACCAGTTGCTGCATCGCGACGTTTGTGGTGTGGTCACGGTGGCAGGTAAGTAACGCTGTCTGTGCTAGTCTTGCCGTCGTACAGCTGGCCCATTGTGACATGCTTGCATGCGTGCTGCTGGCGCCCAACGATTTAGGATCTGTGCTAGGTCAAGGCTGAACGGAACATACAATACGGTCGATGATGCTCATCGTGTAAAAAGTGTCCTACTACTACCTAACATTTTCAGAGACAAATACATCTACTCTCAGAAGAAACCAGGCACGCACACATAGACATTGACCACCACATTGCTAAAACTACACGAACTAGAGATACCTCACTGTTTCCCCCGTTTCCTTTCCCACTGTTTTTCCCGATCCTGACTCGTGCAGTAAAACAGGGGTGGGGGTCCCCAGCGAACGGCTGTCTTTGACTTGTTTCTGTTCAGTAAATGGACGGGGtcgcggggggaggggggccAACGCGACGAGAGAGAATTCATTGCCGAGTTCAGGCAAGCGGCCAAAACGGGAGCAGTGAAAAGTTTTCCAAACACCTGCAGCCGCCCGTGGCTTCATGGCAGGAGAGAACAGAAAAGATGCAGGGCCTCAGCTCGTGCTCGCCAGTCGCCCCTGCGCCACGGCTAATGATTATTTCCTCTCCGAGAATTGAATGCCACGGCAGCTGATATCATGGTCCTGAACCTGAAGTCGCTGCAGCAGCCTGAGTACTGACGGGCGCATTCTGTTACTGGGATAATTAGCTGTAAATTGTGCTAAGTGGACGGCTGCTCACAGTGTTGCGCTGCAATAAGCCCAACAAGATGAGCTATATTTATTTCGCAAAACATACTTCTCCTAAGATCACATTTTGGAGCCATATAGAAAGATAAAATAGCTAGTAAGTTGCAAAACGGAAGGGTCAAACTTAAAATACAAAACTCGCCAGTTTTTAGGCAACTGCCTGGTGCCTGGTGCGAGGTTAGGGACGAGGGGTTGTCGTAAAGGAAAACAGGGGCGAACCTGCATCGAGATCAGTGGAAAATTAGCAATTTTTTTATCCTTATGTAATTAGCAATTTTTCAGCACATCTAAGCTTACAAAAAATAGATGCTATTAGGGCATGCCGCCACTCAAAATTCTCTCTAGGTCCGCCCCTGAAGGGGAAAATCACAGCTGTCGGATTTAAAACGGAGCGTCGCGAAGCGGACGAGCATGTCCATGGAGGCGGGAGAGATGACGCATCGGCTAGGGCATCCTTGGCCTTCGGCGGCGTCGAGCTAGCGATTGCGATGAGTCAGGTGGAAAATATATGGCGGCTGGTGGGACGCCGGCATGGAGTGGTAGCAAAGCATGCTTTGCCTGAAGTGATGGCTTGCTGCTAGACGGATGTGGGAGAAGCACAATGCCGCGATCGATCGAGACGATTGCTTTCGGTTCGTCGCTGAAGAGTAGCGAAATCTCAGCCGCAAGGATAGCGTCTCCGGATTCAACAGCCCATGTTGCCCCGTTCTATTTTCAAACGTTTTAAGAAAGTTGGAAATATATCACGTCACGGTAAGAACGAGCTCCAAATATACTCCAAGCCAAGGCAGCAGCCCGGAGCTGGTGTCAGTGCCGCCCTACTACCCCACCTTGTCGAGtggaaacaaacaaacaaacagacaGCAGCCCGAGTCCAGTGAAACAGCGTCACCGCACAAGCGGAATCGAATCGACCGTCAGCTCCCGGGCTCACTGAGAAACGGAACGCGAGCGCGGGCCAGACAGCAGGCTCCCCGCCCCCAGCTACAGCCCGTCTCAGAGCCGAGCTCGTGGCCTcgcagccggccggccggcctcccgCAGCGGCCACGACGAGCCCACGACGGGCCCGGGACGGCCATGAATGCGGCTCTGGGCATCACGCATTGAATGCGGGGAGAGGACGACGGTgggggcgagagagagagagggaggccaagggcCCGAGGCCGTGTCCATGCCTCCATGGCCGTGCGTGCCCTTGACGCAGCGGCGACGCATCCGCCGCGGACAAGCGTCGGAGCGGTAGGACGGGAGAGCAGCCGGCAACAGCGTGCGTGGGGGCGAGGAGAAGAGATTTGCAGGCTTGCAGCCGCTGCAGCAGCAGGGGATCATTGATTGCTTGTGAATGTGCACTGCCTCTGCCACCCACGCCGAAACGGGGAGGGAGCAGCGAGCGAGCGCGCTCGGCGATTTGACCGGTCGGAGCGGCGCCGACGTGGGCGTCTGGGCGAGAGCGCCGGGCGGCCAACCAGACGGACGGCGACACCGAGGCAAGCGAGCTCCCTTGGTTGCATGAGCGTCCCCGAGCGATCCGCCTCGGCAGCACCACCGGCGGGGGGCGATCGGCGATCGGCTGCGTGCGCCGTACGCGGCGCGGACCCCGCGCCCCTCGTGCCCGAAGGGAAGAGGAAGACAGCGCAGGACAATAACTCCGGCCGGAAAAGGTTGCGCTGCGCCAGGGAGAAGGGGTCGGGGGAGAGcgcgagaggaaggggaaaaggcTGTGCCGATACGGTGCGGCAGAGCGCATTCAATGGTTGCGGGGGGAGGCTGCGCACCAGTGATGAAGAACAACGTTTTCTGTGCTCCTCCTTATCCTAAGCGAGGAACAGCACGACGCAAGGAATCGGTTGTAGGAGCTTGCCGAGTGTTTGGATTTTACTCATTGGATGATCTGAATTGGTATAAGATTTGGATCGACTCCGGTTTTTCCACGACTTGCTTCATGAGCTTCTAGGGATGGGGTGAAGTGAAGAAGGACGATGACATGGCTACCCGGCAGGAGGGAGAGAAGAAACCCTGGTGGCCTGGTTATACTGTCTTTGTGCTTTGTTTATCTCATGTACGTACTATATGTGTAAGAATAACGGGTAGGTTGCCTTTTCTTTTTTGAGATTTGTCCTTTCTCCGTGCACATTGATGCATGTCACTGTACCTTCCTACTACTGTATGCCTTGCCCTCGTCAGCGGCCGGTGACAAAAGACCAAACCTTAGGTGCTGTGCTCTCTCAGCAACAGGAACGCATCAGTTTCACTGTACTAGAGAAAAATCCCAAGTAAGCTACATGGCATGGGACGGGAACCATGGCGAGCGCTCCGTATCCAACTACAGTCACACTGCGCCATTCACTGTAATGTAATGCTACAGGTTGCAGACTCGCAGTACCACAAGTAACTGCAAACTACAGGAACGTTGCAAATAGACTAGCAGATATGGTTCGGGAAAGACGAACGCGTTTTCTTGCGTCCTTTCCCGCCAAAGTATCTGCTGCAGATCAGAGTCAACATCTATCTGTTCGGCCGCAGTGCTTGCGCAGAGAAATATAGAGATGCATAGTGGTTCAGAAAGGTTAGGTTTTTAATCCAAAGTTTAGGTTTCTAGAAATCTTAGAGAAATTGAAAATAACACAATGGTACAATAGTTTGTTTTGATGCAATAACCAAATAACCCGAGACAGCTCGAGACGTGGCCTCTTGGGCATTTCTGCGAGACCCGGTTATTGGCAAGGGGTAAGCACGAAGCAGGCTAAGGCTCCGTTTGTTTTTTTCCGGACTAAAGTTAGTCTTATCATATTAGATATTTGATATAATTAGAAgtaattaaatatagattaattataaaattaattgtataaatatagactaattcgTGAGACGGATCCATTATATCTAAAtagtccatgatttgataatgttgtgctacagtaaatatatgcttaatgatggattaataggtttaatagattcatcttgtAAATTAGTCTTCATcccatttatgcaattaatttttATAATAAATTTATATTAGTCTTCTAATTAGTATTCCACGAGCCCGTACGGCTGTATCAGGTAGTAGGGCTGCAGGGGCTGGGTTCAATCGTCAATCCGTCCGACTCATCTAGAAATGCACACGGGTAATAATACAAGCctgggccggcgcggcggcctaCACGACGGTCCAAGCAAGACGCTCCAAGTCCAAGCCCAGTTCTCTCGTAGCCTGCCT
Coding sequences within it:
- the LOC112872307 gene encoding transcription factor MYB41-like yields the protein MGRAPCCDRTKGLKKGPWTPEEDKLLVDYIQANGHGSWRLLPKLAGLNRCGKSCRLRWTNYLRPDIKRGPFSPEEQKSIVQLHAIVGNKWSMIAAQLPGRTDNEIKNYWNTHLKKQLRRMGLAEPPPGPAAGCPAARHMAQWETARLEAEARLSLLASSSSGATGTTAATTTISASSSSTFAAAGEKAASKPADIFLRLWSSDIGDSFRRRAAAPAPVRRNDVVIIKQEAQAPPGPGDDSSAASNETEALEEYQMFLDFAGEELGLFHGRHGGFSLFPPHDDVLAEASLDTAF